One segment of Candidatus Thorarchaeota archaeon DNA contains the following:
- a CDS encoding TIM barrel protein produces the protein MRVGVYPGRVIALSRIRFGPAGYPDDAKGKLDEVFQILTEGGLSALEYAATYGLRIGEKKALKLATLASKHDIAMSIHGAYYINLASKKEKTRRRSKARLVKALRFAPMMGVKRIVFHPGTYGGLPPEEAFTVIRDGMQQAIEEAGHEASNTVLAPEIAGKKSMYGSPGQIIRLCQELDSTIPCIDWAHLYARTGGDIGDKDSYSRVLAIFEDALGDTFTDNMHFHVSGIVFDEKGEKSHRPLGDNWGPDIMPLMELVLENGYKPTFISETPNPLRGAIYAKILRDKLSE, from the coding sequence TTGCGCGTGGGAGTTTACCCTGGAAGAGTGATAGCGCTGAGTAGAATACGGTTCGGACCTGCAGGCTATCCAGATGACGCCAAGGGAAAACTCGATGAAGTTTTTCAAATCCTCACAGAAGGAGGATTGAGTGCACTTGAATACGCAGCTACATACGGACTTAGAATAGGAGAAAAGAAAGCTCTGAAGCTGGCAACTTTAGCAAGTAAACATGACATAGCAATGAGTATACATGGAGCATATTACATCAATCTTGCATCAAAGAAAGAAAAAACGCGCAGGCGATCGAAAGCTCGTTTGGTGAAAGCATTACGATTTGCGCCTATGATGGGTGTGAAAAGAATAGTTTTCCACCCAGGTACCTACGGAGGGTTGCCTCCAGAAGAGGCATTCACCGTCATTCGTGACGGAATGCAACAAGCAATTGAAGAAGCAGGACATGAAGCTAGTAATACAGTGCTAGCACCAGAGATAGCAGGAAAGAAGAGCATGTATGGTTCTCCAGGTCAAATTATCCGTTTATGTCAAGAATTGGACTCTACGATACCATGTATCGACTGGGCTCACCTCTATGCTCGTACTGGCGGAGATATAGGAGATAAAGACAGCTATTCCCGGGTATTGGCGATATTCGAAGATGCGCTTGGAGATACCTTCACAGACAATATGCATTTCCACGTTAGTGGTATTGTTTTCGACGAAAAAGGTGAAAAATCACATAGGCCTCTGGGAGACAATTGGGGACCAGACATAATGCCATTAATGGAACTTGTGCTAGAAAACGGTTACAAGCCGACGTTCATATCGGAAACACCAAACCCACTTAGGGGAGCCATATACGCAAAGATACTTCGCGATAAGTTGAGTGAGTGA
- a CDS encoding geranylgeranylglycerol-phosphate geranylgeranyltransferase, with translation MTEDDITNQTDSRNRFDPLALLVIIRPQNCIIGGLTVLAGIAMGYKSMPVLTPLSSFLDAFLFGYLTYFFVAAAGNVVNDIFDVEVDRINRPERVLPSGRMTIRQAWAYVVFLGALGVLFAWLNGPLGTLIVVIFQIVGYAYASKVKELGLAGNFMVAFSFAFGVIYGSFIYGETIGHIFIPIPSWLFFLTAFMILQARETIKGSEDVEGDKLRDVRTIARVYGYWVAAGVAAVMNMVGVLCYCLIWFLGFASWDLWPLLVAGAAVVTGAAIAPLTGPSNDRRLLIGSTLDKIGALIGLIAFVIIPLYGVII, from the coding sequence ATGACTGAGGACGATATTACCAACCAGACAGATTCAAGAAACCGTTTTGACCCTTTAGCACTTCTTGTAATCATTCGTCCACAGAACTGTATCATTGGAGGGTTGACAGTTTTGGCGGGGATAGCTATGGGATACAAATCCATGCCAGTACTTACCCCTCTTTCTTCGTTTTTGGACGCGTTTCTTTTCGGTTATTTAACTTACTTTTTTGTAGCGGCAGCCGGGAACGTCGTCAATGACATCTTTGATGTGGAAGTAGATCGAATAAACAGGCCTGAACGAGTGCTGCCTAGCGGACGAATGACAATCCGTCAAGCTTGGGCGTATGTAGTCTTTCTGGGTGCACTTGGTGTTTTGTTCGCGTGGTTGAATGGTCCACTTGGTACACTTATCGTTGTCATCTTCCAGATTGTTGGTTATGCATATGCATCCAAGGTCAAAGAGCTTGGACTTGCTGGTAATTTCATGGTTGCTTTCTCCTTTGCTTTTGGTGTTATCTATGGATCCTTTATCTATGGCGAAACAATAGGTCATATCTTCATACCGATTCCTTCGTGGTTGTTCTTCTTGACTGCTTTCATGATTCTTCAAGCCCGAGAGACAATCAAAGGCTCTGAGGATGTAGAGGGGGACAAGCTGAGGGATGTAAGAACCATTGCACGAGTTTATGGATATTGGGTCGCAGCGGGCGTGGCTGCAGTAATGAATATGGTTGGTGTTCTCTGCTATTGTCTGATTTGGTTTTTGGGCTTCGCTAGCTGGGATTTGTGGCCTCTGCTTGTAGCTGGTGCAGCCGTTGTTACGGGCGCTGCGATTGCCCCCCTTACTGGTCCAAGTAATGATCGACGACTGCTTATAGGAAGTACGTTAGACAAAATTGGAGCCCTTATTGGCCTGATTGCGTTTGTCATTATTCCGTTGTATGGTGTCATCATCTGA
- a CDS encoding YIP1 family protein: MVRRCEFCDSPVPADATVCPICHEEIAVETLERVLPMLKRPEPSDVKAMGPLKRLYGTVRRPATAFRDIAQRPDTVGPFLIIIMNALVMAGFFLAVSSKFTVSVVVNQTTGRTVATSILFTEVGTAFLTTALFSILPNLLLGMLFLVLGSIFAHLAFKVTGGKGSKGETVSIVGYSMFPVVLIRLIGLILILVFIPAISVENPSTWSTIVQQIYNSEIWTTLDYLTTASFVWVGFLLIFGIREAHETSTIWAFVVAVLCIIVLGWTFWQVH; the protein is encoded by the coding sequence ATGGTGAGACGTTGTGAATTCTGCGATAGTCCTGTACCGGCAGATGCTACTGTCTGTCCAATATGCCACGAGGAAATCGCAGTAGAAACACTTGAGAGAGTTCTACCCATGTTGAAACGGCCTGAACCGTCAGATGTCAAGGCTATGGGTCCACTTAAACGTCTATATGGAACAGTCAGAAGACCTGCAACGGCATTCAGAGACATAGCTCAGAGACCAGATACAGTTGGCCCATTTCTGATAATCATCATGAATGCACTAGTCATGGCAGGTTTCTTCTTAGCAGTATCATCCAAGTTCACTGTGAGTGTGGTTGTAAACCAGACAACGGGCAGAACGGTAGCAACCAGCATCTTGTTTACCGAAGTCGGTACGGCATTTCTAACTACAGCACTATTTTCAATACTACCGAATCTCTTGCTTGGAATGCTATTCCTTGTCCTTGGCTCAATCTTTGCCCATCTAGCTTTCAAGGTTACAGGAGGGAAAGGTAGCAAAGGAGAGACCGTATCCATTGTGGGATACAGCATGTTTCCGGTGGTGCTAATCAGGCTGATAGGGTTGATACTGATACTGGTTTTCATACCTGCGATTAGCGTAGAGAATCCTAGCACTTGGAGTACCATCGTTCAACAGATTTACAATTCTGAGATATGGACAACCCTTGATTATCTAACGACTGCATCATTTGTGTGGGTTGGGTTCTTGCTCATTTTTGGAATTAGAGAAGCACATGAAACATCTACGATCTGGGCGTTCGTTGTGGCTGTTCTTTGCATAATTGTTCTTGGCTGGACCTTCTGGCAAGTCCATTAG
- the hypB gene encoding hydrogenase nickel incorporation protein HypB: MKERTISINISKDLFGANEEAAEINTRTFEEHGVRAFDIMGSVGTGKTQLIEAMCDELSDKYRILMVAGDLATRIDANRVASHGIDTVQINTETACHLDARMVRVALREVDLSKYDVVFIENVGNLICPAGYPLGVDKKLVVVSITEGPYMIQKHPLTIKRADMVIINKVDLADAIGFDVDGLVKDVREVDANIPVFRVSAKNADGLQEVIQALNL; the protein is encoded by the coding sequence ATGAAAGAACGTACAATCTCAATCAATATCAGCAAGGATCTCTTCGGAGCAAATGAAGAGGCAGCGGAAATCAACACGAGAACTTTCGAAGAGCACGGTGTACGAGCATTTGATATCATGGGGTCGGTTGGGACCGGCAAGACCCAGCTTATTGAGGCAATGTGTGATGAGCTATCAGACAAATATAGAATTCTGATGGTTGCCGGAGATCTCGCAACACGGATTGACGCAAACAGAGTAGCTTCTCATGGTATCGACACTGTCCAAATCAATACCGAAACAGCGTGCCATCTTGATGCTAGAATGGTACGAGTGGCCCTTCGTGAAGTGGATTTGTCTAAGTATGATGTAGTTTTTATCGAGAACGTGGGCAATCTCATCTGTCCAGCTGGGTATCCGCTCGGAGTTGATAAGAAATTGGTCGTTGTGAGCATAACTGAAGGGCCATATATGATTCAGAAGCATCCACTCACAATCAAACGAGCCGACATGGTCATAATTAACAAAGTTGACCTTGCTGATGCCATTGGCTTTGATGTTGACGGACTAGTCAAGGATGTCAGAGAAGTTGATGCAAACATACCGGTATTCCGTGTAAGTGCGAAGAATGCAGATGGCCTTCAAGAAGTCATACAAGCTCTCAATTTGTAG
- a CDS encoding TraB/GumN family protein — translation MTDKLKRIHFLPVIHVDKASVDEAREIVQRVQPDVVAVELDKQRYNQLMEGNEDSLDEEAPNQMNVAEGFLNQIALLEKSLGQITGSGAGEEMKAAIEEGRKIGAKIALVDRPLRAIMNSLAEVPLDEIYRFASMVPDLEELQSEEGEFDILAFLKEEGTIPEMMEQFRSEFPSLAEVLIDERDEYVAEALEFILEDVNGEIVAVLGAGHIDGVKEKLIKVLEREAAA, via the coding sequence GTGACTGATAAACTCAAGCGGATACATTTCCTGCCGGTAATCCACGTGGATAAAGCAAGTGTAGATGAGGCTCGTGAGATTGTGCAGAGGGTTCAACCCGATGTTGTAGCTGTTGAGCTTGACAAACAGCGCTACAATCAACTAATGGAGGGAAACGAGGACTCCCTTGATGAGGAAGCCCCAAATCAGATGAACGTGGCAGAAGGGTTTCTGAACCAAATAGCTCTTCTTGAAAAGAGTCTCGGACAGATAACAGGGTCCGGAGCAGGGGAGGAAATGAAAGCAGCTATTGAAGAAGGAAGGAAAATCGGTGCCAAGATAGCGCTGGTTGATAGACCGCTTAGGGCAATCATGAATTCCTTGGCAGAAGTACCACTTGATGAGATTTATCGCTTTGCTAGTATGGTACCAGACTTGGAGGAACTACAGTCAGAAGAAGGGGAATTTGACATCCTTGCCTTCCTAAAAGAAGAGGGTACTATTCCAGAAATGATGGAACAATTCCGGTCAGAGTTCCCGAGTTTAGCAGAAGTCCTAATCGATGAAAGGGATGAATATGTCGCCGAGGCACTCGAATTCATCTTGGAAGATGTCAATGGTGAAATCGTGGCAGTTCTTGGGGCCGGACACATTGACGGAGTGAAAGAGAAGTTGATCAAAGTCTTGGAGAGGGAAGCTGCAGCGTGA
- the mfnA gene encoding tyrosine decarboxylase MfnA, translating into MFEEEGLDAKRVFKELDEILEADTSYEAGTPIASMSSIPHRISSRIMAQHVQRNLGRKHTFPGSAKIERKVVQMIGDLVHLANPYGTTTSGGTESNILAMVAARETAQVDKPEIIAPKTVHSSVDKAAWLLGVELIKTSVDSQYRAVPEEIEEAINESTVGIFVTAGTTYLGQIDPIDQIGTIAIDNGLPLHVDAAFGGFVIPFLDDLGLGKHPFGFEVPGVTSVSVDPHKTGLAPIPSGCLLFRKEKHLQAITRNVPYIPFDSKIPTLLGTRPAAPVVATWAIMKHLGREGYQSIVKDCMSVTEFAHERTRENPHLQCAIEPVLNILGITSQRISIDTIVREMEKRGWRMGSSPLPESFRMVIVPHVTEKVVNSFFTDLNEITKSLGTD; encoded by the coding sequence ATGTTCGAAGAAGAAGGTCTGGATGCAAAACGGGTATTCAAGGAACTCGATGAGATACTCGAAGCAGATACAAGCTATGAAGCAGGGACCCCCATTGCTTCAATGTCATCAATACCGCATAGAATATCTTCAAGAATCATGGCCCAACATGTGCAAAGAAATCTTGGGCGCAAGCACACATTTCCGGGTTCAGCTAAAATTGAGAGAAAAGTCGTCCAGATGATTGGTGATTTGGTTCATCTTGCAAACCCGTACGGGACCACAACCTCAGGAGGAACCGAATCAAACATTCTCGCAATGGTTGCCGCTAGGGAAACAGCCCAAGTAGACAAACCAGAAATCATTGCCCCAAAAACAGTGCATTCATCTGTGGACAAGGCTGCCTGGCTTCTGGGAGTAGAACTGATCAAAACATCTGTCGATTCACAGTACAGAGCTGTACCTGAAGAAATCGAAGAAGCTATCAATGAAAGCACAGTAGGTATCTTCGTTACTGCTGGCACAACATATCTGGGTCAAATAGATCCAATTGATCAAATTGGGACAATTGCCATCGACAACGGACTACCACTTCACGTCGATGCTGCATTCGGAGGTTTTGTAATCCCATTTCTCGATGATTTGGGGCTTGGAAAGCATCCTTTTGGGTTCGAAGTACCTGGTGTGACAAGTGTCAGCGTAGATCCGCACAAAACAGGGTTAGCACCGATTCCATCTGGGTGTCTCCTATTTCGGAAAGAGAAACACCTCCAAGCCATAACAAGAAACGTTCCGTACATTCCCTTTGATTCTAAGATTCCCACCCTACTCGGTACGCGCCCTGCTGCTCCAGTAGTCGCAACCTGGGCAATAATGAAGCACCTTGGTAGAGAAGGATACCAGTCAATCGTGAAGGATTGCATGTCTGTAACAGAGTTTGCACACGAGAGGACTAGAGAGAATCCCCATCTACAGTGTGCAATTGAACCGGTATTGAATATCCTTGGAATAACAAGCCAGAGAATAAGTATCGATACGATTGTTAGGGAAATGGAGAAGCGCGGTTGGAGAATGGGGAGCTCTCCACTCCCTGAGAGTTTTAGGATGGTGATTGTGCCACATGTGACTGAGAAAGTGGTCAATTCTTTCTTCACAGATTTAAATGAAATCACCAAGTCTCTTGGAACAGACTGA
- a CDS encoding MBL fold metallo-hydrolase, with protein sequence MTRIEFLGTRANTDVKTPRHSKHSGVLVDSRILLDVGESEFLENNPEAIFITHLHPDHAFFVNNSVNSIDVPIYAPEESEEIDIEVISEETTVGPFTVTSIPTIHSKIVESTAYLLEDKNRLLYTGDMVWIEKKHHHRFGDLDLVITDGSFIREGGRVFGDNQGNVWGHKGVPDLIDFFKEYTERIIFTHLGKWLLQDVETGKNKMEQFSQVNVELAYDGMVVEIE encoded by the coding sequence ATGACGAGAATAGAGTTTCTAGGAACGCGGGCGAATACTGATGTAAAAACTCCAAGACATTCGAAGCATTCTGGTGTACTAGTTGATAGTCGTATCCTTCTGGATGTTGGAGAATCCGAGTTCTTGGAAAATAATCCTGAAGCCATATTCATAACTCATCTTCATCCTGACCATGCATTCTTTGTTAACAACTCCGTGAATTCAATTGATGTACCTATCTATGCTCCTGAGGAGTCTGAAGAAATCGATATTGAGGTCATTTCTGAGGAAACGACTGTTGGACCTTTTACTGTCACCTCCATACCAACGATACACAGCAAGATTGTTGAGTCTACAGCATATCTGCTAGAAGACAAGAATCGTCTTCTGTATACCGGTGATATGGTTTGGATTGAGAAGAAGCATCACCACAGATTCGGCGATTTGGATCTTGTAATTACCGATGGAAGCTTCATTCGAGAAGGGGGAAGAGTATTCGGTGATAATCAAGGCAATGTGTGGGGGCATAAGGGCGTTCCTGATTTGATAGATTTCTTCAAAGAATATACTGAGCGGATTATATTCACTCATCTTGGCAAATGGTTGCTTCAGGATGTTGAGACAGGAAAGAACAAGATGGAGCAATTCTCTCAAGTAAATGTTGAATTAGCTTATGACGGTATGGTTGTAGAAATAGAATAG
- a CDS encoding aminotransferase class I/II-fold pyridoxal phosphate-dependent enzyme, with amino-acid sequence MKLEPFELERIQSKWEHIVDVVLTESGVEPLSIKELISEKEQQKLLSMNLGYSQTNGTIPLREAIASMYVGADAEDILVTNGGAEANYLAVWNFLNESDSADEIIMMQPNYMQIHGVTRTLGGRVIPWNLKMENDEWNLDIKALKEAVGPKTVAITICNPNNPTGATFNRDDLKPVVDIAEDAGIWILSDEIYQGAEMDGELTPTLFDQYEKVLVTNSLSKAYGLPGLRLGWIVTHDKEHADELWAYSDYTTICPSKISDTLATIALQPDKREWLLKRATRIVRQNWGTMQDWFDAHSDVFDYVTPEAASICFPKHNLPLSSLELVERLRKEKDLLLVPGEHFGFQKYLRIGFGGEREVLEKGLNLFDDMIQEIRG; translated from the coding sequence GTGAAACTTGAACCATTTGAACTTGAGAGGATTCAAAGCAAGTGGGAACATATTGTAGATGTTGTTTTGACTGAGAGCGGTGTTGAGCCGTTGAGTATCAAGGAGCTCATTTCTGAGAAGGAGCAACAGAAACTCCTTAGTATGAATTTGGGATATTCGCAGACCAACGGCACTATCCCACTTAGAGAGGCCATAGCTTCGATGTATGTTGGTGCAGATGCTGAGGATATTTTGGTCACAAATGGTGGGGCCGAGGCCAATTACCTCGCAGTTTGGAACTTTCTGAACGAATCTGATAGTGCTGATGAAATCATCATGATGCAGCCAAACTACATGCAAATTCATGGAGTGACCCGAACTCTTGGTGGCCGTGTTATACCTTGGAACCTCAAAATGGAGAATGACGAATGGAATCTGGATATTAAGGCCTTGAAGGAAGCTGTGGGCCCCAAAACCGTAGCGATAACTATCTGCAATCCAAATAATCCCACGGGCGCAACTTTCAATCGGGATGATTTGAAACCCGTAGTTGATATTGCTGAGGATGCAGGTATATGGATTCTTTCAGATGAAATATATCAGGGTGCTGAGATGGATGGCGAACTGACACCAACGCTTTTCGATCAGTATGAAAAAGTGCTTGTTACAAACAGTCTGTCAAAGGCTTATGGCCTGCCAGGCCTTCGCTTGGGATGGATTGTTACTCATGATAAAGAACACGCTGATGAATTATGGGCTTACTCGGATTATACAACCATCTGTCCAAGCAAGATTAGTGATACATTGGCAACAATCGCATTACAGCCCGATAAAAGAGAATGGCTTCTAAAGCGGGCTACTCGAATTGTTCGTCAGAACTGGGGAACAATGCAGGATTGGTTTGATGCTCATAGTGACGTATTTGATTATGTTACGCCTGAAGCTGCAAGTATATGCTTCCCGAAGCACAATTTGCCACTTAGCTCACTTGAGCTGGTGGAGCGCCTACGCAAGGAGAAAGACCTGTTGCTTGTACCTGGCGAGCATTTTGGTTTCCAGAAGTATTTGCGTATCGGTTTTGGTGGCGAGAGAGAAGTCCTAGAGAAGGGTCTCAACTTGTTTGATGACATGATACAAGAGATTAGAGGATGA
- a CDS encoding L-2-amino-thiazoline-4-carboxylic acid hydrolase: protein MANSRFQRKMDITVEEHFSSIASKLVSLVHALEDALGEERAHEIVSNWAENQAAQDVRSIVESLEEPIESFEDVKKLLYQWVDDLNENNIEEVEITEEDNTKSVCMVTQCIHAAVFEKLDATKIGYLLHCKQDFPAASAIHPNVGLRRSKTLMESDDCCDFEYYWKE from the coding sequence ATGGCCAACTCCAGGTTTCAACGGAAAATGGACATCACTGTTGAGGAGCACTTTAGCTCTATAGCCTCGAAACTTGTATCGTTGGTACATGCTTTGGAAGATGCTCTTGGTGAAGAACGAGCTCATGAAATTGTCTCTAACTGGGCGGAAAATCAAGCTGCTCAGGATGTTAGGAGTATCGTCGAATCGCTAGAAGAACCCATTGAAAGCTTCGAAGATGTAAAGAAATTACTCTATCAGTGGGTTGATGATCTCAACGAGAACAATATTGAAGAAGTTGAAATAACAGAAGAAGACAACACCAAATCGGTTTGCATGGTTACTCAGTGCATACATGCCGCTGTTTTCGAAAAACTTGATGCCACGAAAATTGGCTATTTGCTTCACTGTAAACAGGATTTTCCTGCGGCTTCTGCAATCCATCCCAATGTTGGTTTGAGACGCTCAAAGACTCTCATGGAAAGTGATGATTGCTGTGATTTTGAGTACTACTGGAAAGAATAG
- a CDS encoding TIGR04076 family protein → MKGIKIEVEKIEGICPVFEKGDEIIIEGASLNLADTDAYCVWASTSWMPYLHAIRGGVPADEIGLSHEKDTYYVQCLDPGKPYTPGGTVVFKIELLSD, encoded by the coding sequence ATGAAGGGAATCAAAATAGAAGTGGAAAAAATAGAAGGGATTTGCCCGGTTTTCGAGAAGGGTGATGAAATTATTATTGAAGGTGCATCACTGAATCTGGCGGATACAGACGCATACTGTGTATGGGCCTCCACTTCTTGGATGCCATACCTTCACGCTATACGTGGTGGGGTACCTGCTGATGAGATTGGTCTTTCTCATGAGAAGGACACATACTACGTTCAATGTCTAGATCCAGGTAAGCCGTACACACCGGGCGGGACTGTCGTCTTCAAGATAGAACTATTATCAGATTAA
- the nikR gene encoding nickel-responsive transcriptional regulator NikR, whose amino-acid sequence MTLQRFGVSVPEDLLNEFDAIVEKRDYVGRSEAIRDAMRQFIAQWQWENEQEGRTAALNIVYEHQPRLMAKLIEVQHSAKAHVLSTVHIHLTERHCFEILSIEGKKSHIQELADKIAGLPGIVASQLFVYSLVEEGRHHH is encoded by the coding sequence ATGACACTTCAAAGGTTTGGTGTATCGGTTCCAGAAGACCTACTAAATGAATTTGACGCAATTGTAGAAAAGAGAGACTATGTGGGCAGATCTGAGGCAATACGAGACGCAATGCGACAATTCATCGCACAGTGGCAATGGGAAAACGAACAGGAAGGAAGAACCGCGGCTCTTAACATTGTCTACGAACATCAGCCAAGATTAATGGCAAAATTGATTGAGGTTCAACATTCTGCAAAAGCACATGTGCTTTCCACTGTTCACATTCATTTGACAGAAAGACATTGTTTTGAGATTCTTAGTATTGAAGGCAAGAAATCTCACATCCAAGAATTGGCAGATAAGATAGCCGGCTTACCGGGAATAGTGGCATCACAGCTTTTCGTGTACTCACTGGTTGAAGAGGGTAGGCACCACCATTAG
- a CDS encoding energy-coupling factor ABC transporter permease gives MHVPDGVVPLWLQLLLLAVSSFTLVLSAKIIRRKYSERLVPYIGVMAAVIFAAQLVNFPVPPASSGHLVGSTLLAVMLGPWAGILIMALVLFVQALYGDGGLLAYGLNLFNMGVFSCLFGWVLARGLFKMLGNFVNKERAVLFATAIASFVTTIVSAFLLGIELLTVQGFGITPLIVITSVHVIIAVGEAILTFVILLYFVRSRPELVSFLDSSKLHEMSNIPGMEDV, from the coding sequence ATGCATGTGCCTGATGGTGTTGTGCCGCTGTGGCTACAGCTCTTGCTTCTGGCTGTCAGTAGTTTCACATTGGTTCTTTCCGCAAAAATTATTCGTCGCAAGTACAGCGAACGACTGGTTCCCTATATTGGGGTAATGGCTGCAGTTATATTCGCTGCACAGCTGGTCAATTTCCCTGTGCCCCCAGCTTCAAGTGGGCACCTTGTAGGCTCGACTCTCCTAGCCGTGATGCTTGGACCTTGGGCAGGGATATTGATAATGGCCCTAGTGCTATTTGTTCAAGCACTATATGGTGATGGCGGACTTCTTGCCTATGGTCTCAACCTGTTCAATATGGGTGTGTTCTCATGTCTATTTGGCTGGGTGCTGGCAAGAGGTTTGTTCAAGATGTTGGGAAATTTTGTAAATAAGGAGCGTGCAGTACTTTTTGCCACCGCAATAGCTTCATTTGTGACAACGATAGTTTCTGCTTTCCTACTTGGAATTGAACTCCTTACCGTTCAGGGCTTTGGAATCACCCCTCTGATTGTAATTACAAGTGTCCATGTGATTATCGCTGTGGGCGAGGCAATTTTGACCTTTGTCATTCTGCTCTATTTTGTCAGATCTAGACCTGAATTGGTTTCTTTCTTGGATTCAAGCAAACTGCATGAGATGTCGAATATACCTGGCATGGAGGATGTATAA
- a CDS encoding ABC transporter ATP-binding protein, translated as MDNAIDIKNVSFSYNEFTMREISLQLKRGELRAIAGLNGSGKTTLFRLIVGLLFPDSGSITVMGRTVTQENLWRVRQEIGFLFQNPENQLFAPTVWEDIAFGPKNQGLTHEQIVERVESALDLVDMVGYSERSIHELSHGQAKRVALAGILAMKPRILLLDEPFSGLDNPMVVQLVKLVHDLRKQCISVMYTTHNQFYFENWADSLTILHEGNVIFDGEPETALTSEEVLDTIGDWESLSQTLRNASKHL; from the coding sequence TTGGATAATGCCATAGACATCAAAAATGTCTCATTCAGCTACAATGAATTTACTATGCGCGAAATTAGTCTACAGCTCAAGAGAGGGGAACTTAGAGCAATAGCAGGGTTGAATGGTTCCGGCAAGACGACTCTATTTCGACTGATAGTTGGGCTCTTATTCCCTGATTCGGGCAGTATAACGGTCATGGGCAGAACAGTCACACAAGAAAATCTGTGGAGAGTTAGGCAGGAGATTGGTTTTCTCTTTCAGAACCCGGAGAACCAGCTATTCGCGCCAACTGTCTGGGAAGATATTGCCTTTGGCCCCAAGAATCAGGGATTAACACATGAGCAAATAGTAGAGCGAGTTGAAAGCGCACTGGATTTGGTAGATATGGTGGGATATAGTGAACGTTCAATCCATGAATTAAGTCATGGTCAGGCAAAACGCGTAGCTCTAGCCGGCATTCTTGCTATGAAGCCAAGAATACTGCTTCTAGATGAACCATTTAGCGGACTTGACAATCCAATGGTTGTTCAACTTGTGAAACTCGTACATGATTTGCGCAAACAATGCATCAGTGTCATGTATACGACCCATAATCAGTTCTACTTCGAGAATTGGGCCGATTCCTTGACCATTCTGCATGAGGGAAATGTCATATTTGATGGGGAACCTGAGACTGCTTTGACATCCGAAGAGGTACTTGATACGATCGGAGATTGGGAGTCCTTAAGCCAAACCTTGCGGAACGCTTCAAAGCATCTCTGA
- a CDS encoding redoxin domain-containing protein produces the protein MLLRERNVCLTEGEQAPDFCLLDQHGEEVELSEFRGKKNVLLVLHPGELNEACTEYIRFYKNHLEDFEHLDTQVLAINMDSVESNREWIEEIGGLGFSLLSDYVPLGDITLKYDCFVPEKGYGKRVIFLVDKEGVLRHIEVLSGKKGVCPDLSSLLNAIRKIQ, from the coding sequence TTGCTATTACGTGAACGTAACGTTTGTCTGACCGAGGGAGAGCAAGCACCAGATTTCTGTTTGCTGGATCAACACGGTGAAGAGGTTGAGTTGTCCGAATTCAGAGGAAAGAAGAATGTCCTTCTTGTCCTTCACCCGGGAGAGCTCAATGAAGCCTGTACAGAGTACATAAGATTCTACAAGAACCATCTTGAGGATTTTGAGCATTTGGATACCCAAGTCCTAGCTATCAACATGGATTCGGTGGAGAGTAACAGGGAGTGGATTGAGGAAATTGGTGGGCTTGGTTTTTCACTTCTCTCTGATTACGTTCCACTAGGTGACATCACCCTGAAATACGATTGCTTCGTACCAGAGAAAGGCTATGGAAAGCGTGTTATTTTCTTGGTTGATAAAGAGGGTGTATTGAGACACATAGAGGTCCTAAGTGGGAAGAAGGGTGTTTGCCCTGATTTGAGCTCGCTACTTAACGCGATTCGGAAGATACAGTGA